One Deinococcus carri DNA window includes the following coding sequences:
- a CDS encoding PepSY domain-containing protein, translating into MNKNTRNILLALATTAAVGVPLAGYAFAQTTPAQSHAAQTRMAQGQNTQDNDTETQDDQTPAYQGSIQLPAEQQGTELPDAQEEAQLRGLARITPQQAAQAAQAAVPGTVSSVKLENENGSLVYAVVIAQTEVKVDAGNGRVLHQEQAGHDEQGGDQEGSQDSETNDGQ; encoded by the coding sequence ATGAACAAGAACACTCGGAACATCCTGCTCGCCCTCGCCACCACCGCCGCCGTCGGCGTTCCGCTGGCCGGATATGCCTTCGCCCAGACCACCCCGGCCCAGAGCCACGCGGCCCAGACCCGCATGGCGCAGGGCCAGAACACACAGGACAACGATACGGAAACGCAGGACGATCAGACCCCGGCCTACCAGGGCAGCATCCAACTGCCTGCCGAGCAGCAGGGGACGGAACTGCCAGACGCTCAGGAAGAAGCTCAGCTCCGCGGCCTCGCCCGCATCACGCCCCAGCAGGCCGCTCAAGCGGCCCAGGCCGCCGTCCCCGGCACCGTCAGCAGTGTCAAGCTTGAAAACGAGAATGGCAGTCTGGTCTATGCGGTCGTGATTGCCCAGACCGAGGTGAAGGTGGACGCCGGGAATGGCCGGGTGCTGCATCAGGAACAGGCCGGACACGATGAGCAGGGAGGTGATCAGGAAGGCAGCCAGGACAGCGAAACCAATGACGGCCAGTAA
- a CDS encoding helix-hairpin-helix domain-containing protein: MPRPCKPGAHKASAADLTCLKGVSPTIARDIIANRPFKDGNDFARKIKVIGHRLWQGNKASLTF; this comes from the coding sequence GTGCCCAGGCCCTGTAAGCCAGGGGCGCACAAGGCGAGCGCGGCCGACCTCACCTGCCTCAAGGGCGTTTCTCCGACCATCGCCAGGGACATCATCGCCAACCGGCCCTTCAAGGACGGCAACGACTTTGCCCGCAAGATCAAGGTGATCGGCCACCGGCTCTGGCAGGGCAACAAGGCCAGCCTCACGTTCTGA
- a CDS encoding ABC transporter ATP-binding protein, with translation MTLLQATDVYRFYHVGDDETRALRGVSLEVRAGELVVLLGSSGSGKSTLLACLAGLDDPDGGQVEVASRRLSRRPEVQRARLRAEHLGVMLQSGNLLPHLNVLENVLLTGHILGKPDEVRARELLGQLGLSGQLAAYPSQLSGGETARVSLAAALAHGPALLLADEPTAEVDALTEAQVAQVIEAFVHQPGHCALIATHSPRLAAHATRMLRLKDGRWQDA, from the coding sequence ATGACCCTGCTGCAAGCCACAGACGTCTACCGCTTCTACCACGTGGGAGACGACGAGACCCGCGCCCTGCGGGGGGTCAGCCTGGAGGTCCGGGCGGGCGAGCTGGTCGTGCTGCTGGGCAGCAGCGGCAGCGGGAAAAGTACCCTGCTGGCTTGCCTCGCCGGACTGGATGACCCGGACGGGGGGCAGGTGGAGGTCGCCTCCCGTCGCCTCTCGCGCCGTCCGGAAGTGCAGCGTGCCCGGCTGCGGGCCGAACACCTGGGCGTGATGCTGCAAAGCGGCAACCTGCTCCCGCACCTGAACGTGCTGGAGAACGTGCTGCTGACCGGACACATCCTGGGCAAGCCCGACGAGGTCCGGGCGCGGGAACTCCTGGGGCAACTGGGCCTGTCTGGACAGTTGGCGGCCTATCCCAGTCAGCTCTCCGGCGGCGAGACCGCCCGCGTGTCCCTCGCGGCGGCGTTGGCGCACGGCCCGGCGCTCCTGCTGGCCGACGAACCCACCGCCGAGGTGGACGCCCTGACCGAGGCGCAGGTGGCGCAGGTCATCGAGGCGTTCGTTCATCAGCCGGGGCACTGCGCCCTGATCGCCACGCACAGCCCACGCCTGGCCGCCCACGCCACTCGCATGCTGCGCCTGAAGGACGGGAGGTGGCAGGATGCCTGA
- a CDS encoding ABC transporter ATP-binding protein → MPEIGALPRIQLRLAAPAALPLVEARQVTRAFQVAGQTVTAVRDVSLQIRAGDRVALLGTSGSGKSTLLHLLGSLDTPTSGSVAWPSLGDGQDLRPGKVAFVFQAQSLIPPLTALENVALPLLLKGDTPGAAQQEAAAWLERLELLPLADHLPEELSGGQAQRVAVARALVTHPRLILADEPTGQLDSATAQHLLDVLLTALDPNAALVMATHDPDVARRLDTIWRMQDGQLVSVTRRQEEAS, encoded by the coding sequence ATGCCTGAAATAGGGGCACTCCCCAGGATTCAACTCCGCCTCGCCGCACCTGCGGCACTCCCCCTGGTGGAAGCGCGGCAGGTCACGCGGGCGTTCCAGGTGGCCGGGCAGACCGTGACCGCCGTGCGCGACGTATCCCTTCAGATTCGGGCAGGGGACCGCGTCGCCCTTCTCGGCACGTCCGGCAGCGGGAAAAGTACCCTGCTGCACCTGCTGGGCAGTCTGGACACGCCCACCAGCGGCAGCGTCGCATGGCCCTCGCTGGGCGACGGACAGGACCTGCGCCCCGGCAAGGTCGCCTTCGTCTTCCAGGCGCAGAGCCTGATCCCGCCCCTCACCGCGCTGGAAAACGTTGCACTGCCCCTGCTGCTGAAGGGGGACACGCCCGGTGCGGCCCAGCAGGAAGCGGCCGCCTGGCTGGAGCGGCTGGAACTGTTGCCCCTGGCCGACCACCTCCCCGAGGAACTTTCCGGCGGGCAGGCGCAGCGGGTGGCGGTGGCCCGCGCGCTGGTCACCCATCCCCGCCTGATCCTGGCCGACGAACCCACCGGGCAACTCGACTCCGCGACCGCCCAGCACCTGCTGGACGTGCTGCTCACCGCTCTTGACCCGAACGCGGCGCTGGTGATGGCCACCCACGACCCCGACGTGGCCCGCCGCCTGGACACGATCTGGCGGATGCAGGACGGGCAGCTCGTCTCGGTCACCCGCAGGCAGGAGGAAGCCTCATGA
- a CDS encoding FtsX-like permease family protein, which translates to MNRVWLQGLLARRPLRIWGSAAGVALTVAFLALLLAFVSAGRAHMTRRAVQSVPVDWQVLLGPGTTRQEAARAIRSATPVKTLLPVGYADVAGFTASTGGTVQTTGAGKVLGLPDGYRKQFPAELRPLIGAADGALLSQQTAANLHAAVGDTVNILRYGAPPAAVKVAGIVDLPEADSLFQAVGAPKGLAPQAPPDNVLLLPRAQWDTLFAPQKAARPDTVREQLHVRLNRALPTDPGQAFAQVTALANNVEARLSGSAVVGNNLAVKLDGAREDALYAEALFLFLGLPGGVLAAALTLTVAGASAAQRQQEAALLRVRGASERAVVRLGAAEALTVGGIGTLLGLALAAVIAPHLSGGLAFRPLDALLPALAGLGLAFFAVLLPTLRAVRSASVVAQRQAVGRAGTPLWQRLYLDVWLLALAGLVFWRSAASGYQLVLAPEGVARASLQLEAFVAPLALWLGGTLLALRLMGLLLSKNLLTGLLRPLTGSLSGVVAASLSRQRPLLQRGAALVALATAFAVSTSIFNTTYNDQARVDAVLTNGADVTVTGNANAPAGNHLAMLKSLPGVADVQPLIHRFAYVGADLQDLFGIDARHFTDVSHLSNTYFKDLTAAQALAKLQARPDAIFVSQETVNDYQLSLGDPLRLRLLNARTHQYQVVPFTFVGVVREFPTAPKDSFLVANAGYLTRMTGNGAAEVALLKVSGKPEAVVRAAQRATAALPGVQVTDLATVRSQIASGLTAVNLAGLARIELAFAVLLLAASTGLVLALGLAERRRTFTVLNALGARPRQLGAFLNGEALAVVGFGGLFGLVIGLAVAQTLIKLLQGVFDPPPEHMLLPWLYLLGLLVAGLLSTVLALAFARRASGHNVTEVLRAA; encoded by the coding sequence ATGAACCGGGTCTGGCTTCAGGGCCTGCTCGCGCGCCGTCCCCTGCGAATCTGGGGCAGTGCGGCGGGGGTCGCGCTCACCGTCGCCTTTCTCGCGCTGCTGCTGGCCTTTGTCTCGGCGGGCCGCGCCCACATGACCCGCCGGGCGGTCCAGTCCGTCCCGGTGGACTGGCAGGTGCTGTTGGGGCCGGGGACCACCCGTCAGGAAGCTGCGCGGGCGATCCGGTCGGCCACCCCGGTCAAGACCCTCCTCCCGGTCGGTTACGCGGACGTGGCGGGCTTCACGGCCAGCACGGGGGGCACCGTGCAGACCACCGGGGCGGGCAAGGTGCTGGGCCTGCCGGACGGCTACCGCAAGCAGTTTCCTGCCGAGCTTCGCCCGTTGATCGGCGCGGCAGACGGTGCGCTGCTGTCCCAGCAGACGGCGGCGAACCTGCACGCGGCGGTGGGGGATACGGTGAACATCCTGCGTTATGGAGCGCCGCCCGCCGCGGTCAAGGTGGCGGGCATCGTGGACCTGCCAGAAGCCGACTCGCTGTTTCAGGCCGTCGGTGCGCCCAAAGGTCTGGCCCCGCAGGCCCCGCCGGACAACGTGCTGCTGCTGCCCCGCGCCCAGTGGGACACGCTGTTTGCTCCGCAGAAGGCCGCACGCCCGGACACCGTGCGCGAGCAACTCCACGTGCGGCTGAATCGGGCGCTGCCCACCGACCCCGGTCAGGCCTTCGCCCAGGTCACGGCCCTGGCCAACAACGTCGAGGCGCGGCTCTCCGGCTCGGCCGTGGTCGGCAACAACCTCGCCGTCAAGCTGGACGGCGCCCGCGAGGACGCCCTGTACGCCGAGGCGCTGTTCCTCTTCCTGGGGCTGCCGGGAGGGGTCCTGGCCGCCGCGCTGACCCTGACGGTCGCCGGGGCGAGCGCCGCGCAGCGGCAGCAGGAAGCGGCGCTGCTGCGTGTGCGTGGCGCGTCCGAACGGGCGGTGGTGCGCCTGGGGGCGGCGGAAGCCCTGACGGTCGGAGGTATCGGTACACTCCTCGGCCTGGCGCTGGCCGCCGTGATCGCGCCGCATCTCAGCGGGGGCCTGGCCTTCCGCCCGCTCGACGCGCTGCTTCCGGCGCTGGCAGGCCTGGGGCTGGCCTTCTTTGCGGTGCTGCTGCCCACCCTGCGGGCCGTGAGAAGCGCGAGCGTCGTGGCGCAGCGGCAAGCCGTGGGCCGGGCGGGGACACCGCTCTGGCAACGCCTGTATCTGGACGTGTGGCTGCTGGCGCTCGCGGGGCTGGTGTTCTGGCGCAGCGCGGCCAGCGGGTACCAACTGGTCCTCGCCCCCGAAGGCGTCGCCAGGGCCAGCCTGCAACTCGAAGCCTTCGTGGCCCCGCTGGCCCTGTGGCTGGGCGGCACGCTGCTCGCCCTGCGCCTGATGGGCCTGCTGCTCTCGAAGAACCTGTTGACCGGGTTGCTGCGTCCCCTGACCGGCTCCCTTTCCGGCGTGGTCGCGGCCTCGCTGAGTCGGCAGCGCCCGCTGCTCCAGCGCGGCGCGGCGCTGGTCGCCCTCGCCACGGCCTTCGCCGTATCCACCTCGATCTTCAACACCACCTACAACGATCAGGCGCGGGTGGACGCGGTGCTGACCAACGGGGCAGATGTCACGGTCACCGGGAATGCGAATGCACCCGCAGGAAACCACCTGGCTATGCTGAAGAGCTTGCCGGGGGTGGCCGACGTCCAGCCCCTGATCCACCGCTTCGCGTATGTCGGTGCCGACCTTCAGGACCTCTTCGGCATCGACGCCCGGCACTTCACTGACGTGAGTCACCTCTCGAACACGTACTTCAAGGACCTGACCGCAGCGCAGGCCCTCGCGAAACTTCAGGCCCGGCCGGACGCGATCTTCGTGTCGCAGGAAACGGTGAACGACTACCAGCTTTCGCTGGGCGACCCGCTGCGCCTCCGTCTGCTGAATGCCCGGACGCACCAGTATCAGGTCGTGCCCTTCACCTTCGTGGGCGTGGTGCGCGAGTTCCCCACGGCCCCCAAGGACTCCTTCCTGGTCGCCAACGCGGGCTACCTCACGCGGATGACCGGGAACGGTGCGGCGGAGGTCGCGCTGCTGAAGGTCAGCGGCAAGCCGGAGGCCGTGGTGCGGGCGGCTCAGCGGGCGACCGCCGCTCTGCCCGGCGTGCAGGTGACGGACCTCGCCACCGTCCGCAGCCAGATCGCGTCCGGCCTGACCGCCGTGAACCTCGCGGGTCTGGCCCGCATCGAACTGGCCTTCGCGGTGCTGCTGCTGGCCGCCTCCACCGGGCTGGTGCTGGCCCTGGGCCTCGCCGAGCGCCGACGCACTTTCACGGTCCTGAATGCTCTTGGGGCGCGTCCTCGTCAGCTCGGCGCGTTCCTGAACGGCGAGGCGCTGGCGGTGGTGGGTTTCGGGGGACTGTTCGGGCTGGTCATCGGCCTCGCGGTCGCCCAGACCCTGATCAAGCTGCTGCAAGGCGTGTTCGACCCGCCGCCCGAACACATGCTGCTGCCCTGGCTCTACCTGCTGGGCCTGCTGGTGGCCGGGCTGCTCTCCACGGTGCTGGCCTTGGCCTTCGCCCGCCGAGCTTCCGGGCACAACGTCACCGAGGTGCTGCGTGCCGCCTGA
- a CDS encoding YncE family protein: MKPLLGLLLLSSPASAVSIYAHTHAGMFSPAVRGIPARVYVPNGKDNTVSVIDPVTFKVIRTFPVDREPQHVVASHDLKTLWVASDQGRTSLTPIDPRTGKPGQPVPTPDPYNLYFTPDGRYALVVAENERRLDFRDAKTMRPVFSISVPCEGVNHLDFSPDGQHVLAACEFSGDLLKLDLTARKVTGKLHVGGMPQDVRISPDGQVYYVADMMKNGLYLIGGSGPTPRKLGFVPTGKGAHGLYPSRDGARLFVSNRGEGSVSVLNFATRKVTGKWRIPGGGSPDMGSVSADGKQLWLSGRYSNVVYVFDTRSGKLVRKVRVGRGPHGLTFFPQPGRYSLGHTGNYR, translated from the coding sequence ATGAAACCGCTGCTAGGTCTGCTGCTGCTGAGCAGCCCGGCGTCCGCCGTGTCCATCTACGCGCACACCCACGCGGGAATGTTCAGCCCGGCGGTGAGGGGCATCCCGGCGCGCGTGTACGTCCCCAACGGCAAGGACAACACGGTGAGCGTGATCGACCCCGTCACCTTCAAGGTGATTCGCACCTTCCCGGTGGACCGCGAGCCGCAGCACGTGGTGGCCTCGCACGACCTGAAGACGCTGTGGGTGGCGAGCGACCAGGGGCGGACGTCCCTGACGCCCATCGATCCGCGCACGGGCAAGCCCGGCCAGCCAGTGCCCACGCCGGACCCCTACAACCTCTACTTCACGCCCGACGGGCGCTATGCCCTGGTCGTGGCCGAGAACGAGCGCCGACTGGACTTCCGCGACGCGAAGACCATGCGGCCCGTCTTCAGCATCTCCGTACCCTGCGAGGGCGTCAACCACCTGGACTTCAGCCCGGACGGACAGCATGTGCTGGCGGCGTGCGAATTCAGCGGGGACCTGCTCAAGCTGGACCTGACAGCCCGCAAGGTGACGGGCAAGCTGCACGTGGGCGGGATGCCGCAGGACGTACGAATTTCGCCCGACGGCCAGGTGTACTACGTGGCCGACATGATGAAAAACGGACTGTACCTGATTGGCGGCAGTGGCCCCACGCCGCGCAAGCTCGGCTTCGTCCCCACTGGAAAGGGCGCGCACGGCCTGTATCCCAGCCGGGACGGGGCGCGGCTCTTCGTCTCCAACCGGGGCGAGGGCAGCGTGAGCGTGCTGAACTTCGCCACCCGCAAGGTGACGGGCAAGTGGCGGATTCCGGGGGGCGGCAGCCCCGATATGGGCAGCGTCTCGGCGGACGGGAAGCAGCTCTGGCTCTCCGGGCGCTACAGCAACGTCGTCTACGTGTTCGACACCCGCAGTGGCAAGCTGGTCCGCAAGGTGCGGGTGGGGCGGGGGCCGCACGGCCTGACCTTCTTCCCGCAACCGGGGCGCTACTCGCTGGGGCATACCGGCAACTACCGCTGA
- a CDS encoding S8 family serine peptidase: protein MGCEPGGLALGTPGGPPAFRRDVRLGPPHYGGYPRYRHVGAACSGQRPTGGRQLRVRPSRGTRRLCTRFLGYHGTAVAGIVHSVNLRAILLHVRVVSRLNRLSLRDAVDALRWAAGLTVPGTPPNRFPARVINASFTLNSVPKTGCAPAMQRAVDEVLARGSVIVVSAGNRNAPAVLNTPAGCRGVITVAPTDEQNRRAPYSNWGAAVALAAPGGTAGEQVEVLRPGGGEAERMGTSFAAPLVSGAASLLLAERPALSPAAVATILERTAQPFPGGQCDRLRARSCGAGVLDVAAAVQAARTWAGRWPWPANADGEPRSFWPPCCSQR from the coding sequence TTGGGCTGCGAACCGGGCGGCCTTGCCCTGGGCACTCCGGGCGGTCCACCGGCCTTCCGGCGAGATGTTCGCCTCGGCCCACCCCATTACGGTGGCTATCCTCGATACCGGCATGTCGGAGCAGCCTGCTCTGGACAGCGTCCAACGGGCGGGCGACAGCTTCGTGTCAGGCCCAGCCGGGGGACGCGCCGCCTCTGCACGCGCTTCCTGGGCTATCACGGCACAGCGGTCGCCGGGATCGTTCACAGCGTGAACCTGCGGGCCATCCTCCTGCATGTCCGCGTGGTCAGCCGCCTGAACAGGCTCTCTCTGCGGGATGCCGTGGACGCTCTACGCTGGGCCGCCGGGCTGACGGTGCCCGGCACGCCGCCCAACCGTTTCCCGGCCCGCGTCATCAACGCCTCGTTCACCCTGAACAGTGTTCCGAAGACCGGCTGTGCCCCCGCGATGCAACGTGCCGTCGATGAGGTTCTGGCGCGCGGCAGCGTCATCGTGGTTTCGGCGGGCAACAGGAACGCCCCGGCAGTCCTCAATACCCCGGCGGGCTGCCGGGGCGTGATCACGGTGGCGCCCACCGATGAACAGAACCGCCGTGCCCCCTACTCCAACTGGGGCGCAGCGGTGGCCCTGGCGGCACCGGGCGGCACAGCAGGCGAACAGGTAGAGGTGCTGCGCCCCGGCGGTGGAGAAGCCGAACGCATGGGCACCAGCTTTGCCGCGCCTCTGGTCAGCGGCGCCGCGAGTCTGCTGCTCGCCGAACGGCCAGCCCTCAGCCCCGCCGCTGTGGCGACGATTCTGGAGCGCACCGCCCAGCCCTTCCCAGGAGGACAGTGTGATCGCCTGCGGGCACGTTCATGCGGAGCAGGGGTCCTCGACGTGGCCGCCGCCGTCCAGGCCGCCCGAACCTGGGCGGGCCGTTGGCCTTGGCCAGCCAACGCTGACGGTGAGCCGCGAAGCTTCTGGCCGCCGTGCTGCTCGCAGCGCTGA
- the crcB gene encoding fluoride efflux transporter CrcB has protein sequence MPFWFGIAVGGALGALSRYGVSLLVAGRLANTAWGNFPLATLLVNVVGSFLLALITTLALRGLVSPAWRLAIGTGFIGALTTFSTFTWESDLMVREGEAVRASLYVLGNLVLGYGAVLLGRALAERLGGGA, from the coding sequence ATGCCGTTTTGGTTCGGAATCGCGGTCGGTGGCGCTTTAGGTGCCCTTTCTCGTTATGGCGTCAGCCTGCTGGTGGCGGGGCGGCTCGCCAACACGGCCTGGGGAAACTTTCCCCTCGCCACATTGCTCGTGAATGTGGTGGGGTCGTTCCTGCTCGCGCTCATCACCACATTGGCCCTGCGCGGCCTTGTGTCTCCGGCCTGGCGGTTAGCGATTGGCACGGGCTTCATCGGTGCTCTGACCACCTTCTCCACCTTCACCTGGGAAAGCGACCTGATGGTGCGCGAGGGGGAAGCGGTACGCGCCAGCCTGTATGTCCTGGGCAACCTGGTGCTGGGCTATGGGGCCGTTCTGTTGGGCAGGGCCTTGGCCGAACGTCTGGGGGGTGGCGCATGA
- a CDS encoding DUF190 domain-containing protein, with the protein MKIEWREAERLRVFLGTSDHVGGNVASEALLQAAHRAGLAGGTVIQGSVGFGARSVIHRPHLFRLSSDQPVVVEFVDVPERIAAFVPQVWALLDQISGSLVTRERVQMLARPGGTHGL; encoded by the coding sequence ATGAAGATCGAGTGGCGGGAAGCGGAACGGCTGCGTGTCTTTCTGGGCACGTCTGATCATGTCGGCGGCAACGTTGCCAGTGAGGCCCTGCTGCAAGCCGCCCACCGTGCGGGTCTGGCGGGGGGAACCGTCATTCAGGGCAGTGTGGGCTTCGGGGCGAGGTCGGTCATCCACCGGCCTCATCTCTTCCGGCTGTCCAGTGACCAGCCGGTGGTGGTGGAGTTCGTGGACGTGCCCGAGCGCATCGCGGCGTTTGTGCCGCAGGTGTGGGCATTGTTGGACCAGATCAGCGGGAGCCTGGTGACCCGGGAACGGGTACAGATGCTGGCGCGACCAGGAGGAACACATGGCCTCTGA
- a CDS encoding DUF190 domain-containing protein, with the protein MASEVHLHGQVRVLRFYTLAGDRWGGQSLADSVVEAAHRAGLAGATVLRGMVGFGRHGVDTFLSVLEVHTDHQPVLVELVDSEPRLLAFLAELLEEGLPNRLVTLGDAEVLASPS; encoded by the coding sequence ATGGCCTCTGAAGTCCATCTGCACGGTCAGGTCCGTGTGTTGCGCTTCTACACCCTGGCAGGCGACCGATGGGGCGGGCAGTCTCTGGCGGACAGCGTGGTCGAGGCCGCGCACCGGGCCGGGCTGGCCGGAGCGACGGTGTTGCGGGGCATGGTGGGCTTCGGGCGACATGGCGTGGACACCTTCCTCTCCGTGCTGGAAGTCCACACCGACCATCAGCCGGTGCTGGTGGAACTGGTGGATAGTGAACCGCGTCTGCTGGCCTTCCTGGCGGAACTGCTGGAGGAGGGCCTGCCCAACCGGCTGGTGACGCTGGGGGACGCCGAAGTTCTGGCCTCCCCCTCGTAG
- a CDS encoding YkvA family protein yields the protein MIQALKTWARGIKRQLLALYLAYRDPRTPWYARAWAALVLAYAFSPIDLIPDFILVLGLLDDAILLPLGITLALRLIPPPIMAEAQERAEALDRKDRPTSIVGAVVIVLLWLNVVGLVGRYVWWRLRS from the coding sequence GTGATTCAAGCTCTGAAAACCTGGGCGCGCGGTATCAAGCGTCAGCTTCTCGCGCTCTATCTCGCTTACCGCGATCCCCGCACGCCCTGGTATGCCCGCGCCTGGGCCGCCCTCGTGCTCGCCTATGCCTTCAGCCCTATTGACCTGATTCCCGACTTCATTCTCGTCTTGGGCCTGCTGGATGATGCCATTCTGCTCCCCCTGGGCATCACGTTGGCCCTGCGCCTAATTCCCCCGCCCATCATGGCCGAGGCCCAGGAGCGCGCGGAGGCGCTGGACCGAAAGGACCGCCCCACCAGCATCGTTGGGGCTGTGGTGATCGTCCTGCTGTGGCTCAACGTGGTCGGGCTGGTCGGCCGATACGTCTGGTGGCGGCTCCGGTCTTGA
- a CDS encoding MATE family efflux transporter has protein sequence MSELERQVNSGQAAPPVSVTRDLLLLAWPAITENLLQSAVGFADSFFVSRLGLGAVAAVGVSDALLQVFFAVFLAVATASGTFSARATGAKDAAAFQRATVQALWLAVAVGLVCGLLALMLAGPLLTVMGAAPEVRAAGETYFRIVAVPSAVMAVMYAAGAVLRGAGDTRAALKAGLWMNAAHLVLDPLLIFGLGFSGLGLVGAGVATVLARLLGAALLLGRLRRVGALPSSWRGAGPDGSVLRRMARLGVPSALERLAMRFGQIVYFGLILRLGTEVYAAHTLTGNFTLFASVTGTGLAAATSARVGQRLGAGEEEEEARRYALSGVWLSSAFMTGLALLAWVASFWGASLFTSHAHVVALIVLALGIDVLTQPATGVVTALTATLQAGGDTRFPMWTTLVGIWGVRTVGVYLLGVRWGLGLAGVWLAILLDNALRALALWWRYRSGKWIQGL, from the coding sequence ATGAGCGAACTGGAGCGCCAGGTGAACAGCGGGCAGGCGGCGCCCCCCGTCTCGGTGACGCGGGACCTGCTGCTGCTCGCCTGGCCCGCCATCACCGAGAACCTGCTCCAGAGCGCGGTGGGCTTCGCGGACTCCTTCTTTGTCTCCCGCCTGGGACTGGGGGCAGTGGCCGCCGTCGGCGTGTCGGACGCCCTGCTTCAGGTGTTCTTCGCGGTGTTCCTCGCCGTCGCCACGGCCTCGGGGACGTTCAGCGCCCGCGCGACCGGCGCGAAGGATGCGGCGGCCTTCCAGCGGGCCACCGTGCAGGCGTTGTGGCTGGCCGTGGCCGTCGGGCTGGTCTGTGGCCTGCTCGCCCTGATGCTGGCAGGACCACTGCTGACGGTCATGGGGGCAGCTCCTGAAGTTCGGGCCGCTGGGGAAACGTACTTTCGCATCGTGGCCGTGCCTTCAGCGGTGATGGCGGTGATGTATGCGGCGGGCGCGGTGTTGCGAGGCGCTGGAGATACGCGGGCCGCCTTGAAGGCGGGCCTGTGGATGAACGCCGCGCATCTCGTGCTGGACCCGCTGCTGATCTTCGGCCTGGGGTTCAGCGGCCTGGGTCTGGTGGGTGCGGGCGTGGCCACCGTCCTCGCCCGGCTGCTCGGCGCGGCGCTGCTGCTTGGGCGGCTGCGGCGAGTGGGGGCGTTGCCTTCCTCCTGGCGGGGAGCCGGGCCGGATGGGAGCGTCCTCCGACGCATGGCCCGGCTGGGCGTTCCAAGTGCCCTGGAACGGTTGGCGATGCGGTTCGGGCAGATCGTGTACTTCGGGCTGATCCTGCGGCTGGGCACGGAGGTCTACGCTGCCCATACCCTGACCGGCAACTTCACGCTGTTTGCGTCCGTCACTGGGACTGGCCTCGCGGCGGCCACCAGTGCGCGGGTGGGGCAGCGGCTCGGTGCGGGAGAGGAGGAGGAGGAGGCGCGGCGCTATGCGCTGTCCGGCGTGTGGCTGTCGTCGGCCTTTATGACGGGCCTCGCGCTGCTGGCGTGGGTGGCCTCCTTCTGGGGCGCGAGCCTCTTCACGAGCCACGCGCACGTCGTCGCCCTGATCGTGCTGGCGCTCGGCATTGACGTGCTGACCCAGCCTGCAACGGGCGTGGTGACGGCCTTGACGGCGACGCTGCAAGCTGGGGGCGACACCCGCTTTCCGATGTGGACGACACTGGTGGGCATCTGGGGCGTGCGGACGGTCGGCGTGTACCTGCTGGGGGTGCGGTGGGGGCTTGGTCTGGCCGGGGTGTGGCTCGCCATCCTGCTGGACAACGCCCTGCGGGCGCTGGCGTTGTGGTGGCGTTACCGCTCAGGGAAGTGGATTCAGGGCCTCTGA
- a CDS encoding phosphatase PAP2 family protein, with protein MTFLRSLIARFPWLLALLLGVGIPVAMFAKTAQEVWEEGGFSFDMPTLEFIHRFATPALDHLMVFITTLAGPIVLPVVTLLLAALFWWRHHHRWAVYLILTVGGASGLMFVIKTLVHRVRPHLWVSPAPETDFGFPSGHSTASVSLALILLAWPTRWRWPVLVIAVVYALLVGFSRLYLGVHYPSDVLGAWGAGIAWTAGLYWVLFQKRGAA; from the coding sequence ATGACGTTTCTTCGCTCGCTCATCGCCCGCTTCCCCTGGCTGCTTGCGCTGCTGTTGGGCGTAGGCATCCCCGTGGCGATGTTTGCCAAGACCGCGCAGGAAGTCTGGGAGGAAGGCGGATTCTCGTTCGACATGCCGACCCTGGAGTTCATCCACCGCTTCGCGACGCCTGCTCTCGATCACCTGATGGTGTTCATCACGACCCTGGCCGGCCCCATAGTGTTGCCGGTGGTGACCCTGCTGCTGGCCGCGCTGTTCTGGTGGCGTCACCATCACCGCTGGGCCGTGTACCTGATTCTGACCGTGGGGGGCGCTTCTGGCCTCATGTTCGTGATCAAGACTCTCGTTCACCGTGTTCGTCCGCACCTGTGGGTCTCCCCGGCCCCTGAGACGGATTTCGGCTTCCCGAGCGGGCACTCCACCGCGTCCGTCAGCCTGGCCCTGATCCTCCTGGCCTGGCCCACCCGCTGGCGCTGGCCGGTCCTGGTTATCGCGGTAGTGTATGCCCTGCTGGTCGGCTTTTCCCGCCTGTACCTGGGCGTGCATTACCCGTCGGATGTGCTGGGAGCTTGGGGGGCGGGCATCGCTTGGACGGCAGGGCTGTATTGGGTGCTGTTCCAGAAGAGGGGCGCCGCATGA